The sequence GCAGCAGCAACTGGCCTCCGTCCGGTCGTTGAACTGATGTTTATCGGCTTTATGGGGGTTTGTCTGGATCAGATTGTTAATCAGGCTGCCAAGATGCGCTACATGTTCGGTGGCAAGGCGCGTATTCCGTTGGTCATTCGCACGATGATCGGTGCTGGTTTTCGGGCTGCTGCTCAGCACTCCGACTCCATTTACTCAACGTTTGTGCATTTCCCCGGTCTGAAGGTAGTAGCTCCGGCGACACCTGCCGATGCAAAAGGCTTACTTATTGCAGCCATTCGCGATGATGATCCGGTGATCTTCTGTGAGCATAAGCTGCTTTACGATATGAAGGGGCCGGTGCCCGAAGGTGAATATGTTATTCCACTCGGTCAGGCTGAAGTAAAGCGTGAAGGTGGCGACGTAACTATCGTAGCAATTTCTCGTATGGTGCTTCACGCCTTAGAGGCCGCTGAACGATTGGCACAGCAAGGGATTAGTGCTGAGGTGATCGATCTGCGCTCCCTTTCGCCGCTTGATGAAGAGACGGTGTTGCAGTCGGTGCATAAAACTGGACGTTTGGTCGTTGTTGACGAAGACAATCCACGTTGTAGCGTTGCCGGAGACATTGCAACCCTGGCTGCAACGCAGGCGCTTGAGTTTCTGAATGCACCGGTGAAGTTAGTCACGCCGCCTCATACACCGGTACCCTTCAGTCCAGCGCTCGAAGATATCTATGTGCCCTCGCCGGAGCGGATTGTCGCAGCGGCACGCGCAACGCTTGGCTAACGTGATAGATAATTGTCGCAGGAGCAGTCATGCTGACCGAGGTTGTTATGCCCAAATGGGGCTTGAGTATGCAAGAGGGGAAGATCAACCTCTGGCTCAAGCGCGAGGGTGAAACGGTACAAAAAGGCGAGCCAATTGCTGAGGTTGAAACTGAAAAGATCACAAATGTGGTTGAAGCACCGACCAGTGGCATCCTGGCTCGCCAGTGTTATCCCGAAGGCAGCGTTGTTGCAGTAACAAAAGTAATAGCCTATATTGCTGCGCCTGGAGAGTATGTAGCTGACGTAACTGGTAATGGAATGACGGCAACGATGCCGACGGATGATCGGCGTGTTGATAAACCATTACCGCAGCCGCAAATTCGTGTCGGTAATGTGCGGGCCATGCCGGCAGCACGCAAATTGGCTCAGGAACACGGCATTGATTTGAGTACACTAACCGGTAGTGGGCCGGGCGGGGTCATCGTGAAGGAAGATGTCGAACGTGCAATTACCGCCCGCGCTGCCCCCGTTTCGCCGTTGCAGCGTGTGAAGTTCTACAGTGCTGGCTATCGTCTTGACGGTTTGCTTTACACACCGCGTCATTTACCCGCTGGCGAGCGTCGACCGGGAGTGGTGTTGCTGGTTGGCTATACCTATCTCAAGACCATGGTCATGCCGGATATAGCTAAAGTACTCAATGCGGCCGGTTATGTAGCCCTGGTCTTCGATTATCGCGGTTTTGGTGAGAGCGAAGGGCCGCGTGGCCGATTAATACCACTCGAGCAGGTTGCCGATGCCCGAGCGGCGCTGACGTTTCTAGCTGAGCAGTCGATGGTCGATCCGGATCGGCTGGCCGTGGTCGGGATCAGTCTCGGTGGTGCTCATGCGATTACAGCCGCAGCCCTTGATCAACGAGTACAAGCAGTCGTCGCTCTTGAGCCTCCTGGCAATGGGGCACGTTGGTTACGTAGTTTGCGGCGTCATTGGGAATGGAGTCAATTTTTGTCCCGTTTGACCGAAGATCGACGACAAAGAGTATTGTCAGGTGTATCATCAATGGTCGATCCGTGGGAAATCGTACTACCTGATCCTGAATCAAAAGCGTTTCTCGATCAGGTGGCTGCTGAATTTCCGCAAATGAAGGTGACGCTGCCCTTAGAAAG comes from Chloroflexus sp. Y-396-1 and encodes:
- a CDS encoding alpha-ketoacid dehydrogenase subunit beta, translated to MTVMVEEAVRTLSYREAINEALRLEMRRDPTVIIMGEDVTGASHSEDESHLDAWGGVLGVTKGLVHEFGRQRVRDTPITESGFVGAGVGAAATGLRPVVELMFIGFMGVCLDQIVNQAAKMRYMFGGKARIPLVIRTMIGAGFRAAAQHSDSIYSTFVHFPGLKVVAPATPADAKGLLIAAIRDDDPVIFCEHKLLYDMKGPVPEGEYVIPLGQAEVKREGGDVTIVAISRMVLHALEAAERLAQQGISAEVIDLRSLSPLDEETVLQSVHKTGRLVVVDEDNPRCSVAGDIATLAATQALEFLNAPVKLVTPPHTPVPFSPALEDIYVPSPERIVAAARATLG
- a CDS encoding alpha/beta fold hydrolase; this translates as MLTEVVMPKWGLSMQEGKINLWLKREGETVQKGEPIAEVETEKITNVVEAPTSGILARQCYPEGSVVAVTKVIAYIAAPGEYVADVTGNGMTATMPTDDRRVDKPLPQPQIRVGNVRAMPAARKLAQEHGIDLSTLTGSGPGGVIVKEDVERAITARAAPVSPLQRVKFYSAGYRLDGLLYTPRHLPAGERRPGVVLLVGYTYLKTMVMPDIAKVLNAAGYVALVFDYRGFGESEGPRGRLIPLEQVADARAALTFLAEQSMVDPDRLAVVGISLGGAHAITAAALDQRVQAVVALEPPGNGARWLRSLRRHWEWSQFLSRLTEDRRQRVLSGVSSMVDPWEIVLPDPESKAFLDQVAAEFPQMKVTLPLESAEALIEYVPEDLVNRIAPRPLLIIHGDADQLVPIAEAQAIAERAGSSAQLEIIPGMSHFNWVMPGSPGFIRVTDSVVKLLRSALPVSADD